The Parus major isolate Abel chromosome 4, Parus_major1.1, whole genome shotgun sequence genome has a window encoding:
- the QRFPR gene encoding pyroglutamylated RF-amide peptide receptor isoform X2 has translation MQSLNITPEQFAQLLRDNNVTREQFIALYGLQPLVYIPELPGHTKVAFVLICVLIFVLALFGNCLVLYVVTRSKAMRTVTNIFICSLALSDLLIAFFCVPFTMLQNISSNWLGGAFACKMVPFVQSTAIVTEILTMTCIAVERHQGIVHPLKMKWQYTNKRAFTMLGVVWLLALIVGSPMWYVQRLEVKYDFLYEKVHVCCLEEWASPIYQKIYTTFILVILFLLPLMLMLLLYTKIGYELWIKKRVGDASVLQTIHGSEMSKISSLLGPFPRDSHDDGIQ, from the exons ATGCAGTCCCTGAACATCACCCCGGAGCAGTTCGCGCAGCTCCTGCGGGACAACAACGTGACGCGGGAGCAGTTCATTGCTCTCTACGGGCTGCAGCCTCTGGTGTACATCCCGGAGCTGCCGGGACACACCAAGGTGGCCTTCGTCCTCATCTGCGTTCTCATCTTCGTCCTGGCGCTCTTCGGCAACTGCCTGGTGCTCTACGTGGTGACCCGCAGCAAAGCCATGAGGACCGTCACCAACATCTTCATCTGTTCCCTGGCGCTCAGCGACCTCCTCATCGCCTTCTTCTGCGTGCCCTTTACCATGCTGCAGAACATCTCCTCCAACTGGCTCGGCG GTGCCTTCGCTTGCAAGATGGTGCCGTTTGTTCAGTCCACTGCTATTGTAACTGAGATTCTTACAATGACCTGCATTGCTGTGGAAAGACACCAGGGAATTGTGCATCCCCTAAAAATGAAGTGGCAGTACACCAATAAAAGAGCTTTCACAATGCTTG gCGTAGTGTGGTTGCTGGCTCTTATCGTTGGGTCGCCCATGTGGTACGTGCAACGGCTTGAG GTTAAATATGACTTTCTGTATGAAAAAGTGCATGTTTGTTGCTTGGAAGAATGGGCCAGTCCCATTTATCAGAAGATCTATACAACCTTCATTCTTGTTATACTCTTCCTTCTTCCACTGATGCTGATGCTTTTATTATACACTAAAATTGGCTATGAACTCTGGATTAAGAAACGAGTGGGAGACGCTTCAGTTCTTCAAACCATTCATGGGAGTGAAATGTCTAAAATATCAAG tCTGTTGGGCCCCTTTCCACGTGATTCACATGATGATGGAATACA gtaA
- the QRFPR gene encoding pyroglutamylated RF-amide peptide receptor isoform X1 has translation MQSLNITPEQFAQLLRDNNVTREQFIALYGLQPLVYIPELPGHTKVAFVLICVLIFVLALFGNCLVLYVVTRSKAMRTVTNIFICSLALSDLLIAFFCVPFTMLQNISSNWLGGAFACKMVPFVQSTAIVTEILTMTCIAVERHQGIVHPLKMKWQYTNKRAFTMLGVVWLLALIVGSPMWYVQRLEVKYDFLYEKVHVCCLEEWASPIYQKIYTTFILVILFLLPLMLMLLLYTKIGYELWIKKRVGDASVLQTIHGSEMSKISRKKKRAIVMMVTVVFLFAVCWAPFHVIHMMMEYSNFEEKYDDVTIKMIFAIVQIIGFFNSICNPIVYAFMNENFKKNFLSALCFCIVKDNTSPNRQHGNSGITMRRQKPSASQRDALDSDEGRREAFSDGNIEVKFCDQPASKRNLKRHLVLFSSELTVHSAVGNGQ, from the exons ATGCAGTCCCTGAACATCACCCCGGAGCAGTTCGCGCAGCTCCTGCGGGACAACAACGTGACGCGGGAGCAGTTCATTGCTCTCTACGGGCTGCAGCCTCTGGTGTACATCCCGGAGCTGCCGGGACACACCAAGGTGGCCTTCGTCCTCATCTGCGTTCTCATCTTCGTCCTGGCGCTCTTCGGCAACTGCCTGGTGCTCTACGTGGTGACCCGCAGCAAAGCCATGAGGACCGTCACCAACATCTTCATCTGTTCCCTGGCGCTCAGCGACCTCCTCATCGCCTTCTTCTGCGTGCCCTTTACCATGCTGCAGAACATCTCCTCCAACTGGCTCGGCG GTGCCTTCGCTTGCAAGATGGTGCCGTTTGTTCAGTCCACTGCTATTGTAACTGAGATTCTTACAATGACCTGCATTGCTGTGGAAAGACACCAGGGAATTGTGCATCCCCTAAAAATGAAGTGGCAGTACACCAATAAAAGAGCTTTCACAATGCTTG gCGTAGTGTGGTTGCTGGCTCTTATCGTTGGGTCGCCCATGTGGTACGTGCAACGGCTTGAG GTTAAATATGACTTTCTGTATGAAAAAGTGCATGTTTGTTGCTTGGAAGAATGGGCCAGTCCCATTTATCAGAAGATCTATACAACCTTCATTCTTGTTATACTCTTCCTTCTTCCACTGATGCTGATGCTTTTATTATACACTAAAATTGGCTATGAACTCTGGATTAAGAAACGAGTGGGAGACGCTTCAGTTCTTCAAACCATTCATGGGAGTGAAATGTCTAAAATATCAAG GAAGAAGAAGCGAGCAATTGTTATGATGGTGACAGTggtgtttctctttgcagtCTGTTGGGCCCCTTTCCACGTGATTCACATGATGATGGAATACA gtaATTTTGAGGAGAAGTATGATGATGTGACAATCAAAATGATCTTTGCAATTGTCCAGATCATAGGGTTCTTCAATTCTATTTGCAACCCTATTGTGTACGCTTTCATGAATGAGAACTTCAAGAAAAATTTTCTGTCTGCCCTCTGCTTCTGCATTGTGAAAGACAACACATCCCCAAACAGGCAACATGGGAACTCAGGAATTACCATGAGGAGGCAAAAGCCAAGTGCATCTCAGAGAGATGCCCTGGATTCGGatgaaggcaggagggaggcaTTCAGTGATGGCAACATCGAGGTCAAGTTCTGTGATCAGCCAGCTTCCAAAAGGAATTTGAAAAGGCACCTGGTCCTGTTCAGCTCTGAGCTTACTGTGCACTCTGCAGTAGGAAATGGACAGTAG